From Grus americana isolate bGruAme1 chromosome 22, bGruAme1.mat, whole genome shotgun sequence, the proteins below share one genomic window:
- the LOC129195548 gene encoding retinol dehydrogenase 8-like isoform X2, with translation MAPKTVLITGCSSGIGLALAVRLARDKQRRFRVIATMRNVGRSGALAAAAGPALGRTLEIKQLDVCDEGSIRACLDSIPGRHVDVLGIVFNDIYAASKFAVEGFCESLVVQALRFNVAISLVEPGPVTTEFEAKVYEEAERADYSRTDPETADIFTNLYLRNSKDVFASLGQTPEDIAEHTLRVIEAARPPFRHQTNAAYTPMAALKHADPSGTLMTDAFYKLVFKYDAVLRLSLRAIRLLRWKAQKVKEGVRLLGFK, from the exons ATGGCTCCCAAGACGGTGCTGATCACTGGCTGCTCCTCCGGCATCGGGCTGGCGCTGGCTGTCCGGCTGGCACGGGACAAGCAGCGCCGCTTCCGAG tcATCGCCACCATGAGGAACGTGGGCAGGAGCGGggcgctggcggcggcggcggggccggcgctgGGCCGGACGCTGGAGATCAAGCAGCTGGACGTCTGCGACGAGGGTTCCATCCGCGCCTGCCTCGACAGCATCCCCGGGCGCCACGTCGATGTCCTGG GCATCGTCTTCAACGACATCTACGCGGCCTCCAAGTTCGCGGTGGAGGGTTTCTGCGAGAGCCTGGTGGTGCAGGCGCTGCGCTTCAACGTGGC GATCAGCCTGGTGGAGCCGGGGCCAGTGACAACGGAGTTCGAGGCGAAGGTGTATGAGGAAGCTGAACGTGCCGACTACTCACGGACCGACCCCGAGACGGCCGACATCTTCACCAACCTCTACCTGAGGAACTCCAAGGACGTCTTCGCCAGCCTGGGCCAGACCCCTGAGGACATCGCGGAG CACACGCTGCGGGTGATCGAGGCGGCCCGGCCGCCCTTCCGGCATCAGACCAACGCAGCGTACACGCCGATGGCTGCGCTGAAGCACGCCGACCCCAGCGGCACCCTCATGACCGACGCTTTCTACAAGCTGGTGTTCAAGTACGACGCGGTGCTGCGGCTCAGCCTCCGCGCCATCCGCCTGCTCCGCTGGAAGGCCCAGAAGGTGAAGGAGGGCGTCCGGCTGCTGGGCTTCAAATAG
- the LOC129195548 gene encoding retinol dehydrogenase 8-like isoform X1, with the protein MAPKTVLITGCSSGIGLALAVRLARDKQRRFRVIATMRNVGRSGALAAAAGPALGRTLEIKQLDVCDEGSIRACLDSIPGRHVDVLVSNAGVGMAGPLECQSLAAMQSLMDTNFFGLVRLVKEVLPDMKRRRGGHIVVISSIMGLQGIVFNDIYAASKFAVEGFCESLVVQALRFNVAISLVEPGPVTTEFEAKVYEEAERADYSRTDPETADIFTNLYLRNSKDVFASLGQTPEDIAEHTLRVIEAARPPFRHQTNAAYTPMAALKHADPSGTLMTDAFYKLVFKYDAVLRLSLRAIRLLRWKAQKVKEGVRLLGFK; encoded by the exons ATGGCTCCCAAGACGGTGCTGATCACTGGCTGCTCCTCCGGCATCGGGCTGGCGCTGGCTGTCCGGCTGGCACGGGACAAGCAGCGCCGCTTCCGAG tcATCGCCACCATGAGGAACGTGGGCAGGAGCGGggcgctggcggcggcggcggggccggcgctgGGCCGGACGCTGGAGATCAAGCAGCTGGACGTCTGCGACGAGGGTTCCATCCGCGCCTGCCTCGACAGCATCCCCGGGCGCCACGTCGATGTCCTGG TCAGCAACGCCGGGGTGGGCATGGCGGGTCCGCTGGAGTGCCAGAGCCTGGCGGCCATGCAGAGCCTCATGGACACCAACTTCTTCGGCCTCGTCCGCTTGGTCAAGGAGGTGCTGCCCGACATGAAGCGGCGCCGTGGGGGCCACATCGTGGTCATCAGCAGCATCATGGGCCTGCAGG GCATCGTCTTCAACGACATCTACGCGGCCTCCAAGTTCGCGGTGGAGGGTTTCTGCGAGAGCCTGGTGGTGCAGGCGCTGCGCTTCAACGTGGC GATCAGCCTGGTGGAGCCGGGGCCAGTGACAACGGAGTTCGAGGCGAAGGTGTATGAGGAAGCTGAACGTGCCGACTACTCACGGACCGACCCCGAGACGGCCGACATCTTCACCAACCTCTACCTGAGGAACTCCAAGGACGTCTTCGCCAGCCTGGGCCAGACCCCTGAGGACATCGCGGAG CACACGCTGCGGGTGATCGAGGCGGCCCGGCCGCCCTTCCGGCATCAGACCAACGCAGCGTACACGCCGATGGCTGCGCTGAAGCACGCCGACCCCAGCGGCACCCTCATGACCGACGCTTTCTACAAGCTGGTGTTCAAGTACGACGCGGTGCTGCGGCTCAGCCTCCGCGCCATCCGCCTGCTCCGCTGGAAGGCCCAGAAGGTGAAGGAGGGCGTCCGGCTGCTGGGCTTCAAATAG